From a single Anomaloglossus baeobatrachus isolate aAnoBae1 chromosome 8, aAnoBae1.hap1, whole genome shotgun sequence genomic region:
- the ELFN2 gene encoding protein phosphatase 1 regulatory subunit 29, giving the protein MAIMSCWWVFVTITFCFSYFPPGTKSDCWLIEGDKGYVWLAICSQNQPPYETIPQHINSTVHDLRLNENKLKIIGYASLSRFGNLTDLNLTKNEISYIEEGAFLGQSNLQILQLGYNKLTNLSEGMLRGMPRLQFLFVQHNLIEVVTPGAFSECLSLISIDLSSNRLQKLDSSTFIGLQALMACELAGNPFHCGCELYGFLDWLVMFNNFTRNYDRLQCESPREFAGYPLLSPRPHHSRNAITVLQARCKNGGIFSVARDRPTPFIPDSSHDPDENSGYSPGDGLYPEPTPPSTTDSSVMPTIEIHHVTGSSATLIVTIPYPYKKMYILVQYNNSFVAEVTTLKHKKEYITLDKLKAHVNYTFCVASIRNQKRYNHTCLFVFTRSKDKDEFSPNTSTTTHYIMTILGCLFGMVIILGVVYYCLRKKRMQEEKKKSLNVKKTILEMRYGSDVDPCLGPHSSQKMSEHPIPISRISSLPTSVSGLGSGDKGISKPMNSQMGTPKGPKGTNYMEVRSGDGLERGQRGISGGDEDEEDFRELDNGEGSASEISTIAKEVDKVNQIINNCIDALKLDTTSFLGGGDPELGYDCQSIPASSSGHLERLSFLSPPYKEGVHPLQRQLSADAATVAKKRCSISSSGSIKSARVFSLDVPDQPLKCDSKYIEKSSPLNSPLDRLPLVSSSGVHHLDVKPSYHCSEHRHSFPALYYEESADTLSQRVSFLKPLSRSKRDSSYSQLSPRHHFSGYSSSPEYSTENTHKIWERFRPYKKHTREEVYIAAGHALRKKVQFAKGEDLHDILDYWKGVSAQQKL; this is encoded by the coding sequence ATGGCCATCATGTCATGTTGGTGGGTCTTTGTAACAATAACTTTTTGTTTTTCGTACTTCCCACCAGGAACAAAGAGTGACTGCTGGTTGATTGAGGGGGACAAAGGTTATGTTTGGTTGGCTATTTGTAGTCAAAATCAGCCACCTTATGAGACTATTCCTCAACATATCAACAGTACAGTTCATGATCTCAGGCTTAATGAAAATAAATTAAAGATAATTGGTTATGCTTCCCTATCCCGCTTTGGAAACCTGACAGATTTGAACCTAACCAAGAATGAGATCTCCTACATTGAAGAGGGAGCCTTCCTTGGACAGTCCAACCTACAGATTCTTCAGCTTGGTTACAACAAGCTAACCAATTTGTCGGAGGGAATGCTTAGAGGTATGCCCAGGTTACAATTCCTCTTTGTTCAGCATAACTTGATAGAGGTGGTGACCCCAGGAGCTTTCTCTGAATGTTTGAGCCTTATAAGCATTGACTTGTCCTCTAATCGACTCCAAAAGCTGGATAGTTCTACTTTTATTGGTCTTCAAGCACTGATGGCATGTGAACTGGCCGGAAATCCTTTTCATTGTGGTTGTGAGCTCTATGGCTTTTTAGATTGGCTTGTTATGTTTAACAATTTCACTCGAAATTATGATCGCTTGCAGTGTGAAAGTCCTCGAGAATTTGCTGGGTACCCACTCTTAAGTCCCAGACCGCACCACAGTCGAAATGCTATTACTGTTCTACAAGCTCGATGCAAAAATGGAGGCATATTTTCTGTGGCACGTGACAGGCCAACACCATTCATACCAGATTCTTCACATGATCCAGATGAAAATTCTGGCTATAGTCCCGGGGATGGTCTTTATCCTGAGCCAACCCCACCATCCACCACTGACTCTTCTGTTATGCCTACCATTGAAATTCATCATGTGACTGGTAGCTCAGCCACTTTGATTGTCACTATTCCATATCCATATAAAAAGATGTATATTTTGGTGCAGTATAATAATAGTTTTGTAGCTGAGGTGACAACTTTGAAGCACAAGAAGGAATATATAACCTTAGACAAGTTGAAAGCTCATGTCAATTATACTTTCTGTGTGGCTTCCATTCGCAACCAAAAACGCTATAACCATACCTGCCTCTTTGTATTCACTCGTTCCAAGGATAAGGATGAATTTTCCCCAAATACTTCCACCACTACACACTATATTATGACCATATTGGGCTGCCTCTTTGGTATGGTTATCATACTGGGTGTTGTCTATTACTGTTTAAGAAAGAAAAGGATGCAAGAAGAGAAGAAAAAGTCACTCAACGTTAAAAAGACTATTCTTGAAATGCGGTATGGTTCAGATGTTGACCCATGCCTGGGACCCCATTCATCACAAAAAATGTCCgagcatcccatccctatatctcgCATTTCTTCACTACCTACTTCAGTGTCTGGGCTTGGGAGTGGAGATAAAGGCATTTCTAAACCTATGAATTCTCAAATGGGAACACCTAAAGGTCCAAAGGGAACAAACTACATGGAAGTACGAAGTGGAGACGGACTAGAAAGAGGTCAaagaggaatttcaggaggggatGAAGATGAAGAAGACTTTCGGGAACTAGACAATGGTGAAGGCTCGGCTTCTGAGATATCAACAATTGCCAAGGAAGTAGATAAAGTGAATCAAATCATCAATAATTGCATTGATGCCCTAAAACTTGATACGACTTCTTTTTTAGGCGGGGGGGACCCGGAGCTGGGCTACGATTGCCAGTCAATCCCTGCCAGTTCTTCGGGTCATCTGGAACGATTGAgcttcctctctcctccatacaaaGAGGGTGTTCATCCTCTTCAGCGTCAGCTGAGTGCAGACGCTGCCACAGTTGCGAAGAAACGATGCAGCATTTCGTCTAGTGGCTCCATTAAAAGTGCTAGAGTCTTCAGCTTGGATGTACCTGATCAGCCTCTAAAGTGTGACTCTAAGTATATTGAGAAGAGCAGCCCTCTGAATAGCCCTTTGGATCGCCTTCCACTAGTATCTTCTTCTGGAGTCCACCATTTGGATGTCAAGCCTTCCTATCACTGTAGTGAACATCGCCACTCCTTTCCTGCTCTATATTATGAGGAAAGCGCCGATACGTTAAGCCAGAGAGTCAGCTTTCTGAAGCCACTTTCCCGCTCTAAGAGAGACTCTAGCTACTCTCAATTGTCACCGAGACACCATTTCTCTGGATACTCCTCCAGTCCAGAGTACTCTACTGAAAATACCCACAAGATTTGGGAGCGCTTCCGTCCTTATAAAAAACACACCAGGGAAGAGGTGTACATAGCAGCTGGACACGCCTTGCGCAAAAAGGTCCAGTTTGCCAAAGGGGAGGACTTGCACGATATCTTGGATTACTGGAAGGGAGTGTCTGCTCAACAGAAACTGTAA